GACATATTTGTTATTGATGCCGGCTTAATGTATCCAGAAGATAGTATGCTAGGAATTGATATGGTCATACCGGATATTACTTACCTTAAGGAAAATGAGGAAAGAATAAAGGGGATCTTTTTAACACATGGTCATGATGAAAGTATCGGTGGAATCTTTTATTTACTCAATAATTTAAGTGTTCCAATTTATGGGACAAAGCTTACTTTGGCTCTGGTTGGAGAAAAGTTAAAAGAAAATCGTATGAGACAATCTGTGTTTGTTAAAGAAGTTGATAATGAAACGATATTGTCATTTCCAAGTACAGAAATCTCGTTTTTTAGAACAAATCACAGTATCCCCGATTCAGTAGGTATTAGCTTTGAAACTTCTATGGGAGCAATTATTCATACTGGAGATTTTAAGATTGATCAAACACCAGTAGCTGATAGTCATATGGATATCGGTAAAATTGCTAAGTTAGGTGAAAACGGTGTCTTATGCTTACTATCTGATAGTATAAATGCAGAAAGACCAGGTTATTCTGGTTCAGAAGCCAGAGTAGGTGGAGAAATTTCAGATGTTATGTACAATGCAGATGGAAGAGTAATAGTTGCTGTTTTTGCTTCAAACTTATATCGAATTCAACAAGTAATTAATGCGGCAGTGAAAAACAATCGTAAATTAGCTGTTGTTGGAAAAAATATGAAGAGTATACTAAATTTAGCGATAAGTCTTGGCTACATCTCTGTTGAAGAAGAACTCTTCATTTCCGTAAATGAAATTGATAAACATGAATCAAATGAAGTGGCCATATTAACGACAAGTAACCATGGCGAGCCACTTGCTGTTTTATCTAGAATGGCTAAGCAGTCACATAAATTGGTGAATGTGAAAGATGGAGATACTGTTCTTATTGCTGCGACACCTATACCTGGTCATGAACTGGTATTTTCTAAAACCATTGATCTATTAAGTAGAGCAGGAGCCAATGTAATTTTTGGACAAAAACAAATACATGTTTCGGGACATGGGCATCAGGAAGAATTAAAAATGATGCTTAATTTAACAAAGCCAAAATATTTTATACCAATTCATGGCGAATTTAAAATGCAAAAGGCTCATGAAAAACTGGCAAAACAAGTTGGTATTGAACCTCAAAATATCTTCTTAGTTGATAAAGGAGAAGTAGTAGAGTTCAAAGGACTGAATGTTTACACTGGTGCAAAAGTACCTTCAGGGAATGTTCTGATTGATGGTTTAGGGATTGGCGATGTTGGTAATATCGTTCTTCGAGACCGCAGATTATTATCACAAGATGGAATTTTAATTGTAGTCGTAACACTTAATAAGCAGAAAAAGCAGATAACCTCAGGTCCTGAGATTATCACAAGAGGGTTCGTATATGTAAGGGAATCTGAGGAACTAATCGGAGAAGCGACTAAGGTTGTATCAAACATCGTAGAACGAAGTATGCAGGAACACTCTATTGAATGGTCTTCAATTAAACTGAGCATTCGTGAATCATTAAATCAATTTTTATATGAAAAAACTAAGAGAAGACCGATGATTCTTCCAATTATCATGGAAATTTAATCTAGTGTTATGTTAGTTAAAAAGCATTGAGTACTTTCAATGCTTTTTGTTTTGTCTCTTTTCTATTCATTCGTATGAAAATAGTAAGGTTGTCAATACTACAGAAAGAATGAAATAGAAAGGATGGCTAACATGACAAATCATGATCATTACATAAAAAATGAGGCTACGGAAAAACCAGAAGGAAAAGAGAGCTCTATTGTAGAAAAAATCCAACAATTAGGACAAACGAATGTTCCTCAAATGGGAAACGATTCAAAAATACACTGCTTAACAATTGTGGGACAAATTGAAGGACATATTCAACTACCACCACAAAATAAAACAACGAAATATGAGCATGTTATTCCTCAAATTGTTGCAATTGAACAAAACCCAAATATTGAAGGTTTATTAGTTATTCTTAATACCGTTGGTGGAGACGTTGAAGCGGGACTTGCGATAGCTGAGATGCTATCATCCTTATCTAAACCAACAGTATCGATTGTTTTAGGTGGAGGCCATTCAATTGGGGTTCCAATTGCAGTATCTTGTGATTATTCTTTCATAGCAGAGTCTGCAACAATGACTATTCATCCAGTAAGATTAACAGGTCTTGTTATTGGGGTTCCACAAACTTTTGAATATTTAGACAAAATGCAAGAGCGTGTTATTAATTTCGTAACAAAGAATTCACATATTAGTGAAGAGAAATTTAAAGAGCTTATGCTGTCTAAAGGCAACCTAACTCGTGATATCGGAACGAATGTCGTTGGAGCGGATGCTGTGGAATATGGTTTGATAAACGAAGTAGGCGGCGTTGGACAAGCAATTAAAAAGCTCAATAGCTTACTTGAAAAAAATGATGATGATCAGGTGCTTCAATAATGATTTATTATACAATGATGCCAGAGGAACTTATGTTTCCTCATACAGACGAAGAATATAAAAAGCAATCAATCATCGAAATGAACGGAATACAACTGCTTGTTCAACAATCTGAGAATGCCCAATACGAGATTATACGAGTATTAAGTAGTGATCCACAGCACTATTTAAATTCAGAATTATGTCCAGGTCAAAAAATTACAATGTCCCTTTCTACCATCTAGTTCTGTTATGGTATAATAAAATAGATCTTCTTTTATAAGGCAGCCATTTCGGCTGCTTTCTTCATTGTAAATAACAAAAAACTGTGTATTATGCCTTTGGCTGCATTAATTTTACTTATATAGTTACATACTCGAAAGAAACAAAGGTGATAAAAAGATGGCAAAACGAAAACGAAGACAAAAACAGTCAAAGGATGATTGGAAGAAGACCCTAAAGTTTGAGTTGGCAGGCTTAATCATTTTAGCTATTGCTCTTATTACAATTTCAAAGCTAGGATTTGTGGGAACAACATTTGTTCATTTATTTCGATTTTTTAGTGGTGAATGGTATATGCTCTTCCTTATTGGCATTGTCCTGTTTTCACTTTATCTTATATGGAAGCGTCAGATACCAACTTTATTTAGTAGACAAATGATAGGAATATATTGCGTAACAGCATCATTGTTATTATTAAGTCATGTGACATTATTTAAAATGCTATCACATAATGGTACATTTGCCTCGCCAAGTGTAATTTCTAATACACTCGAGCTATTTTGGATGGAAGTGAACGGTGAAGCAAGTACTGTTGATTTAGGCGGGGGAATAATTGGAGCAATATTGTTTGCTGCATCCTATTATTTATTTGCAGAGGCTGGTTCAAGAATTATAGCAATTGTCTTAATTGTAATCGGGGTTCTTTTGATTACTGGAAAATCGCTTCAAGCCAC
This genomic stretch from Metabacillus sp. B2-18 harbors:
- a CDS encoding ribonuclease J, with the translated sequence MYMEKTENIKLIALGGVGEVGKNMFVVEINSDIFVIDAGLMYPEDSMLGIDMVIPDITYLKENEERIKGIFLTHGHDESIGGIFYLLNNLSVPIYGTKLTLALVGEKLKENRMRQSVFVKEVDNETILSFPSTEISFFRTNHSIPDSVGISFETSMGAIIHTGDFKIDQTPVADSHMDIGKIAKLGENGVLCLLSDSINAERPGYSGSEARVGGEISDVMYNADGRVIVAVFASNLYRIQQVINAAVKNNRKLAVVGKNMKSILNLAISLGYISVEEELFISVNEIDKHESNEVAILTTSNHGEPLAVLSRMAKQSHKLVNVKDGDTVLIAATPIPGHELVFSKTIDLLSRAGANVIFGQKQIHVSGHGHQEELKMMLNLTKPKYFIPIHGEFKMQKAHEKLAKQVGIEPQNIFLVDKGEVVEFKGLNVYTGAKVPSGNVLIDGLGIGDVGNIVLRDRRLLSQDGILIVVVTLNKQKKQITSGPEIITRGFVYVRESEELIGEATKVVSNIVERSMQEHSIEWSSIKLSIRESLNQFLYEKTKRRPMILPIIMEI
- a CDS encoding ClpP family protease — its product is MTNHDHYIKNEATEKPEGKESSIVEKIQQLGQTNVPQMGNDSKIHCLTIVGQIEGHIQLPPQNKTTKYEHVIPQIVAIEQNPNIEGLLVILNTVGGDVEAGLAIAEMLSSLSKPTVSIVLGGGHSIGVPIAVSCDYSFIAESATMTIHPVRLTGLVIGVPQTFEYLDKMQERVINFVTKNSHISEEKFKELMLSKGNLTRDIGTNVVGADAVEYGLINEVGGVGQAIKKLNSLLEKNDDDQVLQ
- a CDS encoding YlzJ-like family protein, with amino-acid sequence MIYYTMMPEELMFPHTDEEYKKQSIIEMNGIQLLVQQSENAQYEIIRVLSSDPQHYLNSELCPGQKITMSLSTI